In Dermacentor silvarum isolate Dsil-2018 chromosome 2, BIME_Dsil_1.4, whole genome shotgun sequence, the following proteins share a genomic window:
- the LOC119440085 gene encoding prisilkin-39-like produces MGPGAMVFNHSSGGTTITAHVLFACLVAKTYGLSHHQPAAGYQNPGYNGYAAPVGAAPYQGYADYAVPPQPYSFGYDTLDEFGNRQFRSEQSDSNNVKTGSYGYRDVNGLYRRVSYIADANGFRATVDTNEPGTAPGASADAVFNAAPVVPPVPAGAATPTAYGTRTAAPAYNGYGGYGQYGYDQYGRGAGGYGYGGNGLSGYAPNGLGGYAYGASSPYGYGAAGYTGGRYTPAAYGTRVAGHHGWRRRR; encoded by the exons ATGGGTCCCGGCGCGATGGTTTTCAACCACAGCAGCGGGGGCACCACTATTACG GCCCATGTCCTTTTTGCCTGCCTCGTGGCAAAAACCTACGGGCTTAGTCACCATCAGCCTGCGGCAGGATACCAGAACCCTGGTTACAACGGCTACGCTGCTCCAGTTGGTGCCGCTCCTTACCAAGGCTACGCTGACTATGCAGTA CCACCTCAGCCCTACAGCTTTGGCTACGACACATTGGACGAGTTCGGCAACCGGCAATTCCGGAGCGAGCAGAGCGACTCCAACAACGTTAAGACCGGTTCCTATGGATACAGAGATGTTAATGGCCTCTACCGGCGAGTAAGCTACATCGCTGATGCCAACGGCTTCCGCGCAACAGTGGACACCAACGAGCCAGGTACCGCACCAGGAGCCAGCGCCGACGCCGTGTTCAACGCCGCTCCCGTGGTCCCGCCGGTACCTGCTGGAGCGGCAACGCCCACCGCATACGGCACCAGGACGGCAGCGCCTGCCTACAACGGATACGGCGGATACGGTCAATACGGATACGACCAGTATGGCCGCGGGGCTGGTGGCTATGGGTACGGTGGTAACGGTCTATCTGGCTATGCTCCCAACGGACTCGGCGGGTACGCCTACGGAGCTTCCTCTCCTTACGGCTACGGTGCCGCAGGCTACACTGGAGGGCGCTACACGCCTGCCGCCTACGGTACCAGGGTTGCCGGTCACCACGGCTGGCGCCGTCGGCGATGA